From the Thermococcus sp. 18S1 genome, one window contains:
- a CDS encoding DNA-binding protein yields the protein MDDMEARVLGWLKAGDDTAEDIVDLPWSVKEIQPNTYVAEHPRMPFSLLVVFSEGFIHLLVPLGLETFSMTNDDKLKIYHTLLRLNDQVNMMKFTLSGMNDDVYLRVDLDKKTLGKEEFNDALTALLIGLLSSVSALGLEEAFAQEIFDRIVGMVVDRVDKGASREELMKFLTVKVGMTVEDAKNLLDEVFAAKRSLEGHEKDVGYF from the coding sequence ATGGATGATATGGAGGCCCGAGTTCTCGGGTGGCTGAAAGCTGGTGATGATACCGCGGAAGACATAGTGGATCTCCCCTGGTCCGTTAAGGAAATCCAGCCCAACACCTACGTGGCTGAACACCCAAGGATGCCCTTCTCGCTTCTGGTGGTCTTCTCCGAGGGTTTCATTCATCTCCTGGTCCCGCTGGGGCTCGAGACATTCTCGATGACAAACGACGATAAGCTCAAGATCTACCACACCCTCCTCCGCCTCAACGACCAGGTGAACATGATGAAGTTCACCCTGTCTGGAATGAACGACGATGTGTACCTCCGCGTTGACTTGGACAAGAAGACCCTTGGAAAGGAAGAATTCAACGACGCCCTAACTGCACTCCTGATAGGGCTTCTCTCCTCCGTTTCCGCGTTGGGTCTCGAGGAGGCGTTCGCCCAAGAGATATTTGATCGTATAGTGGGCATGGTCGTGGACAGGGTTGATAAGGGTGCCAGCAGGGAGGAGCTGATGAAGTTCTTAACGGTTAAGGTTGGCATGACCGTTGAGGATGCGAAAAACCTCCTGGACGAGGTTTTTGCTGCGAAGCGCTCCCTTGAGGGTCACGAAAAGGACGTCGGGTACTTCTGA
- a CDS encoding TrkA family potassium uptake protein: MIPVPLVRRLLRMKVKVSRNRLLQIAALVLLLAIIFAFLFMYFENVGFYTAFYWAVITMATIGYGDITPQTEAGRAVAMVAAVAGISTFTALVSILAEYFISSSLRRMMGMHSVRYSGHYVIIGRGSSIPSCVDELMSAISSGEIEMRPIVVVFPDESERKKVELPEEVEVLIGDPTNPETLERAHVREASYVILALEDDSKSVFTTLMVKRMSKAKVFVEALRGESLELLKGAGADRVILSRSLAGRLLASSVFEPEVVDVIDDLTTAAGGYDISVLERRDLWGVPYVEAMKRLHEDGYFLLGYYKEKPVLNPALEEKIPEGSKLIVIKPGSSSGKM, translated from the coding sequence ATGATCCCAGTACCGCTCGTGCGAAGGCTTCTCAGGATGAAGGTCAAGGTCAGCAGGAACAGACTCCTCCAAATAGCGGCGCTCGTGCTCCTACTGGCGATTATTTTTGCTTTCCTGTTCATGTACTTTGAGAACGTGGGCTTTTACACGGCTTTTTACTGGGCGGTCATAACGATGGCCACAATCGGATACGGTGATATAACTCCCCAAACCGAGGCCGGCCGCGCCGTGGCGATGGTGGCTGCCGTTGCCGGAATCTCGACTTTTACGGCCCTTGTTTCAATTCTGGCCGAATACTTCATTTCATCGTCTCTAAGGAGGATGATGGGCATGCACAGCGTTAGATATTCCGGACACTACGTGATAATCGGCCGCGGGAGCAGCATCCCAAGCTGCGTGGATGAGCTCATGTCCGCGATTTCCAGTGGAGAGATAGAGATGCGGCCCATAGTGGTGGTCTTTCCCGACGAGAGCGAGCGGAAGAAGGTTGAGCTTCCAGAGGAAGTGGAGGTCCTCATAGGTGACCCCACGAATCCGGAAACGCTGGAACGTGCCCACGTGAGGGAAGCATCCTATGTCATCCTCGCCTTGGAAGACGACTCGAAGTCCGTCTTCACGACCCTCATGGTGAAGCGCATGTCTAAAGCGAAGGTCTTCGTCGAGGCCCTCCGCGGGGAGAGCCTGGAGCTCCTCAAGGGGGCCGGGGCCGACAGGGTGATACTCAGCAGGAGTCTCGCCGGAAGGCTCCTCGCAAGCTCCGTTTTCGAGCCGGAGGTTGTGGACGTCATAGACGACCTTACCACGGCCGCTGGCGGCTACGACATCTCCGTTCTGGAGCGGAGGGACCTGTGGGGCGTCCCCTACGTCGAGGCCATGAAGCGCCTCCACGAGGATGGCTACTTCCTTCTCGGTTATTACAAGGAAAAGCCCGTCCTCAACCCGGCACTGGAAGAGAAGATTCCCGAAGGGTCCAAACTGATCGTCATAAAGCCCGGCTCTTCCAGTGGAAAAATGTGA
- the radA gene encoding DNA repair and recombination protein RadA — MPRKKKAEDEIKELEEFEELDVVEESPSSSTKKKKEKEIKTLEDLPGVGPATAEKLREAGYDSIEAIAVASPMELKEIAGISEGAALKIIQAAREAANIGTFMRADEYMERRSTIGRISTGSKSLDKLVGGGVETQAITEVFGEFGSGKTQLAHTLAVMVQLPEEEGGLHGSVVWIDTENTFRPERIRQIAEARGLDPDETLKNIYVARAFNSNHQMLLVERAEEIIKEKAETDRPVKLLVVDSLMAHFRSEYVGRGTLAERQQKLAKHLADLHRIADLYDIAVFVTNQVQAKPDAFFGDPTRPVGGHILAHSATLRIYLRKGKAGKRVARLIDSPHLPEGEAIFRITDKGAED; from the coding sequence ATGCCAAGGAAGAAGAAGGCTGAGGATGAAATAAAAGAGCTCGAGGAGTTTGAGGAGCTCGATGTCGTTGAGGAGTCCCCGTCAAGCTCAACCAAGAAAAAGAAGGAGAAAGAGATAAAGACTCTTGAAGACCTCCCAGGCGTTGGTCCCGCCACTGCCGAAAAGCTTCGCGAGGCCGGTTACGACAGCATCGAGGCCATAGCCGTCGCCTCTCCAATGGAGCTCAAGGAGATAGCGGGAATCAGCGAGGGCGCGGCGCTCAAGATAATCCAGGCCGCCAGAGAGGCCGCCAACATAGGAACCTTCATGCGCGCTGACGAGTACATGGAGAGGAGGAGTACCATCGGCAGGATTTCCACCGGAAGCAAGAGCCTCGACAAGCTCGTTGGCGGCGGTGTTGAGACCCAGGCGATAACCGAGGTCTTCGGTGAGTTCGGTTCCGGAAAGACCCAGCTGGCTCACACCCTTGCGGTGATGGTTCAGCTCCCCGAGGAGGAGGGCGGCCTTCACGGCTCTGTCGTTTGGATAGACACCGAGAACACCTTCAGGCCGGAGAGAATAAGACAGATAGCCGAGGCCAGGGGCCTCGACCCCGACGAGACGCTCAAGAACATCTACGTCGCGAGGGCGTTCAACAGCAACCACCAGATGCTCCTTGTCGAGAGGGCCGAGGAGATAATCAAGGAGAAGGCCGAGACGGACAGGCCGGTGAAGCTTCTCGTCGTTGATTCCCTCATGGCCCACTTCAGGAGCGAGTACGTCGGCAGGGGAACCCTCGCCGAGAGGCAGCAGAAGCTGGCCAAGCACCTCGCCGATCTCCACAGAATAGCGGACCTCTACGATATAGCTGTCTTCGTCACCAACCAGGTGCAGGCGAAGCCGGATGCCTTCTTCGGCGACCCGACGAGGCCAGTCGGTGGCCACATCCTCGCCCACAGCGCGACCCTGAGAATCTACCTGAGGAAGGGCAAGGCCGGCAAGCGCGTCGCCAGGCTCATAGACAGCCCTCACCTTCCCGAGGGCGAGGCGATCTTCAGGATAACCGACAAGGGCGCCGAGGACTGA
- the nucS gene encoding endonuclease NucS: MSKVEAVQNPSRDELMRIVDSALSSEAILTIFARCRVHYDGRAKSELGPGDRVIIIKPDGAFLIHQSKKREPVNWQPPGSFVTVEERDDMVILRSVRRKPKEILEVELEEVYLVSLFKAEDYEELALTGSEAEMAEMIFGNPELIEPGFKPLFREKQIGHGIVDILGRDRDGNLVVLELKRRKADLHAVSQLKRYVEALSKEHEGVRGILVAPSLTSGAKKLLEKEGLEFRKVQPPKREKLGKGRQKTLF; encoded by the coding sequence ATGTCAAAGGTTGAGGCAGTTCAGAACCCCTCCCGCGATGAACTCATGAGGATAGTCGACTCCGCTCTGTCGTCTGAGGCAATACTGACGATATTTGCCCGCTGCAGGGTGCACTACGATGGTCGGGCGAAGAGCGAGCTCGGCCCCGGCGACAGGGTGATAATAATCAAGCCGGATGGTGCTTTTCTCATCCACCAGAGCAAGAAGAGGGAACCCGTTAACTGGCAGCCACCGGGGAGTTTCGTGACGGTTGAGGAGCGCGATGATATGGTCATCCTTCGCTCCGTGAGGCGGAAGCCAAAGGAGATACTCGAGGTCGAGCTTGAGGAGGTCTATCTGGTCTCCCTGTTCAAGGCCGAGGACTACGAGGAGCTTGCTTTGACCGGCAGCGAGGCCGAGATGGCGGAGATGATATTTGGAAACCCCGAACTCATCGAGCCTGGCTTCAAGCCCCTCTTCCGGGAAAAGCAGATCGGCCACGGTATAGTGGACATCCTCGGACGCGATAGGGACGGTAACCTCGTCGTTCTTGAGCTGAAGCGCAGGAAGGCCGACCTGCATGCCGTCAGCCAGCTTAAGCGCTACGTTGAGGCCCTGAGCAAGGAGCATGAGGGTGTTAGGGGAATACTGGTCGCACCGTCCCTGACATCCGGCGCAAAGAAACTCCTCGAAAAGGAGGGCCTTGAGTTCAGAAAGGTTCAGCCGCCGAAGAGGGAAAAGCTCGGAAAAGGCAGGCAGAAAACCCTGTTTTAG
- a CDS encoding DUF473 domain-containing protein, with translation MEAITLAGIARRVLDELLKSPYKTLEIRGARNVIALERARELRRVFLTYETFQDVTVGTEGLLAEILRLESMEQRIPWEESDEREVTVCRAQVRLLGLGRIVEVRKRNTVLVVRVREMLPQEMDIG, from the coding sequence ATGGAGGCGATAACCCTGGCCGGAATCGCGAGACGGGTTCTCGATGAGCTTTTGAAGAGCCCGTACAAGACCCTCGAGATAAGGGGCGCGAGGAACGTTATCGCGCTCGAAAGGGCCCGCGAGCTTAGGAGGGTCTTCCTAACCTACGAGACCTTCCAGGATGTCACTGTGGGCACGGAGGGGCTTCTCGCGGAGATACTCCGCCTGGAGAGCATGGAGCAGAGGATTCCATGGGAGGAGAGCGACGAGAGGGAAGTGACCGTGTGCAGGGCGCAGGTGAGGCTCCTCGGCCTCGGCAGAATAGTCGAAGTGAGGAAGAGAAACACGGTGCTGGTGGTCAGGGTTCGCGAGATGCTGCCGCAGGAGATGGACATAGGCTAA